Proteins encoded together in one Dysgonomonadaceae bacterium PH5-43 window:
- a CDS encoding multiple antibiotic resistance protein (product_source=KO:K05595; cog=COG2095; ko=KO:K05595; pfam=PF01914; superfamily=82861; tigrfam=TIGR00427; transmembrane_helix_parts=Outside_1_9,TMhelix_10_32,Inside_33_43,TMhelix_44_63,Outside_64_72,TMhelix_73_95,Inside_96_101,TMhelix_102_124,Outside_125_127,TMhelix_128_150,Inside_151_170,TMhelix_171_193,Outside_194_194), giving the protein MWSLNVQEIFSAFIVLFAIIDVTGSLPIFIDLKEKEKTYSSFKASFFSFLILLAFFFVGEGVLKLFGVDVSSFAVAGAIVLFVIGCEMIFGIEIFKSDGPSNNATIVPIIFPLLAGPGAFTALLSLKAEYNSINIIIALLINMFIVYLVLRNVNFVQKKIGAGGIYVLRKFFGIILLAISVKLFVSNIASLLGS; this is encoded by the coding sequence ATGTGGAGTCTCAACGTACAAGAAATATTTAGTGCGTTTATAGTCCTCTTTGCAATTATAGATGTTACGGGGTCTTTGCCTATATTTATAGACTTAAAAGAGAAAGAAAAAACTTATAGCTCTTTTAAGGCCTCGTTCTTTTCTTTCTTAATACTGTTAGCGTTTTTCTTTGTTGGCGAAGGAGTCTTAAAGCTTTTCGGAGTAGATGTGTCTTCGTTTGCTGTGGCTGGAGCTATAGTTCTTTTCGTTATAGGCTGCGAAATGATTTTCGGTATAGAAATATTTAAGAGCGATGGACCGTCAAATAATGCAACTATAGTACCAATAATATTCCCTTTGTTGGCGGGGCCGGGTGCATTTACTGCTCTTCTTTCTTTGAAGGCAGAATATAACTCTATAAACATAATTATAGCACTCCTTATTAATATGTTTATAGTTTACCTTGTTTTGAGAAATGTAAACTTCGTTCAGAAGAAGATAGGGGCTGGAGGTATTTATGTTTTACGCAAGTTCTTCGGAATTATTCTTTTAGCTATCTCTGTTAAACTTTTTGTAAGTAATATTGCGTCATTGTTAGGTAGTTAA